A part of Aegilops tauschii subsp. strangulata cultivar AL8/78 chromosome 2, Aet v6.0, whole genome shotgun sequence genomic DNA contains:
- the LOC141040784 gene encoding uncharacterized protein, whose product MPMDTGELPTSLADLAADREDFFTMLREHLRRAQERIKAQADKRRQDRHFVVGEAVLLKLQPYAQTSLVNRPCAKLALKFYGPFKVTEKIGAAAYRLDLPLDCLIHPVFHVSQLKPFTADYSPVFAELPAPPDLSTISLHPEAILERRLVKKGNEATPQIRFKWQGLAEDHATWEDYNVFRACFPLSSLWDGASSSGGDSVTPPP is encoded by the coding sequence ATGCCTATGGATACAGGCGAACTTCCCACTTCCCTGGCAGATTTGGCGGCGGACCGGGAGGATTTCTTCACCATGCTCAGAGAACACTTAAGGCGAGCTCAAGAGCGGATCAAGGCTCAAGCAGACAAGCGCCGACAGGATCGACATTTTGTTGTGGGTGAAGCAGTGTTGTTGAAGTTGCAACCCTATGCACAGACTTCTCTGGTCAACCGTCCTTGTGCCAAATTGGCCCTGAAATTctatggacccttcaaggtgacAGAGAAGATTGGCGCAGCAGCTTATCGCCTAGATCTTCCTCTAGACTGCTTAATTCATCCGGTGTTCCACGTTTCACAGTTGAAGCCCTTCACTGCTGACTATTCCCCAGTATTTGCTGAACTACCAGCACCACCTGACCTATCTACAATTTCTCTTCATCCTGAGGCGATCCTGGAGCGTCGTTTGGTTAAGAAAGGAAATGAAGCGACTCCACAGATCAGGTTCAAGTGGCAAGGACTGGCAGAGGATCACGCTACCTGGGAAGATTACAACGTTTTTCGAGCATGTTTTCCACTTAGTTCTCTTTGGGATGGGGCTTCGTCTTCAGGTGGGGATAGTGTCACGCCCCCACCTTGA